A part of Paenibacillus sp. IHBB 10380 genomic DNA contains:
- a CDS encoding HAD family hydrolase, whose product MILNAEIILFDLDGTLTDPKSGITKSVQYALSKFDIHEPDLDKLEMFIGPPLAVSFADFYGFAEAEVSQAVTYFREYFVDKGMFDNAVYSGIPELLQMLLNQGKTLMIATSKPTVYAEQIVRHFEIDHYFAAIYGSNLDGTMADKTSIIRSVIVDKGLNKEKTIMIGDRKHDIIGANNNGISSIAVEYGYGNSEELLECNPTYTYRTVAELTDAFSILT is encoded by the coding sequence ATGATCTTGAATGCTGAAATTATTTTATTTGATCTAGATGGGACACTTACAGACCCTAAGTCAGGAATTACGAAATCAGTACAGTATGCGTTATCTAAATTTGATATTCATGAGCCTGATTTAGACAAGCTTGAGATGTTTATAGGACCCCCGCTTGCCGTTTCATTTGCAGATTTTTATGGTTTCGCTGAGGCAGAGGTTAGCCAAGCTGTTACTTATTTCAGAGAGTATTTCGTAGACAAAGGAATGTTCGATAACGCAGTGTACTCAGGGATTCCTGAGCTATTGCAAATGCTGCTTAATCAAGGAAAAACACTTATGATTGCAACTTCGAAGCCAACGGTATACGCTGAGCAAATCGTAAGACATTTCGAAATTGATCATTATTTCGCAGCTATATATGGTAGCAATCTCGATGGAACGATGGCAGATAAAACTTCTATTATTCGAAGCGTTATTGTGGATAAGGGACTAAATAAAGAGAAAACGATCATGATCGGAGATCGGAAACATGATATCATTGGAGCGAATAACAATGGGATCTCGTCTATTGCTGTTGAATATGGGTATGGAAATTCTGAAGAATTGCTAGAGTGTAATCCGACTTACACGTATAGAACAGTGGCAGAGCTTACAGATGCCTTCTCTATATTAACGTAG
- a CDS encoding CPBP family intramembrane glutamic endopeptidase yields MSKGKAKLRTNVWLYSACIFMIATGITVQLITIKESLILAIGIALISCYAPVSQGIRNIVHMSVIYIIGYWTAVYLDSTMTTLLTYANLTQELVIAISRLSLIGFLLPFMLWDKFRPAQTRYFAYGSFTGPIHFPFIWVGLKDRMWRFLLVGVIVMISSFIPVIQWGREDFLSLLLYGLVFAFINAILEEFLWRGYVLSRFVDGLGEKQGLIIGSIMFGIYHYSLGFSWSICALFALLGMMLGGIAIRSQGLLPVIILHFIMNVLFVLSGLIF; encoded by the coding sequence ATGTCCAAAGGTAAAGCGAAGCTTAGAACGAATGTTTGGTTATATAGTGCTTGTATCTTTATGATTGCCACAGGAATTACTGTTCAATTAATAACGATTAAGGAAAGCCTGATATTAGCGATTGGGATAGCGCTGATATCATGTTATGCACCTGTTTCTCAAGGGATTAGGAACATTGTACATATGAGTGTTATATATATTATAGGTTACTGGACAGCGGTGTATTTGGATTCAACGATGACTACCTTACTAACGTATGCTAACCTTACACAAGAGTTAGTTATCGCTATATCACGGCTTAGCCTCATTGGGTTCCTTCTGCCTTTTATGCTATGGGATAAATTTCGTCCTGCTCAAACACGTTACTTTGCCTATGGGAGCTTTACCGGTCCCATTCATTTCCCATTCATATGGGTTGGATTGAAGGACCGGATGTGGAGATTTCTACTTGTAGGTGTGATCGTCATGATATCGTCGTTTATCCCAGTTATTCAGTGGGGACGAGAAGACTTTCTCTCACTTCTTCTGTATGGATTAGTCTTCGCATTTATTAACGCTATTCTAGAAGAGTTTCTTTGGAGAGGATATGTACTTTCTCGATTTGTTGATGGGCTAGGTGAGAAACAGGGATTAATAATAGGCAGTATTATGTTTGGGATATACCATTATTCATTGGGATTCTCTTGGAGTATATGTGCATTATTCGCATTATTAGGGATGATGTTAGGCGGAATTGCGATTAGATCCCAAGGGTTGCTTCCTGTGATCATTCTCCATTTCATCATGAATGTATTATTCGTACTGAGTGGATTAATTTTTTAA
- a CDS encoding MDR family MFS transporter, with protein METSKSNIKLVVAGLLLAIFMAAIDNTIVATAMGTIVSKLGGFDKFIWVTSAYMITTMAGMPIFGKLSDMYGRKRFFIFGIVVFLFGSILCGFAQSIEQLSIYRAIQGIGGGALMPIAFAIIFDIFPPENRGKMTALLGAVFGAASVVGPLLGAYITQYIGWEWIFYINVPIGIVALLFIIRSYHESKQHVKQKIDWWGAATLVIAVISLMFALELGGKEYAWNSSIVISLFTSFVVFFIVFFFVELKAQEPIVPFWLFKRRLFATTQILAFLYGGTFIIMTVYIPIFVQAVYGGSATNAGLILTPMMLGSVVGSSIGGIFVAKTSYRNLMFLSVVSYFVGMFMLSTLTPETARSFLTMAMIVVGFGMGFSFSLLPTSSTHNLEPRYRGTANSTNQFLRSLGMTLGITIFGTIQNSVFTSKLTENFRGMGDASSALSNFEDPKQIFQAGVRSQIPAEILDKIVNAMSTSIAHIFYIALIPVGVAVIVVFLMGKARVQLSKLPEGEP; from the coding sequence GTGGAAACATCAAAAAGTAATATTAAGCTAGTCGTGGCAGGGCTATTGCTCGCCATATTTATGGCGGCCATTGATAATACCATCGTAGCTACAGCTATGGGTACTATCGTGTCTAAGCTTGGAGGTTTTGATAAATTTATATGGGTAACGTCAGCGTATATGATTACTACGATGGCAGGTATGCCGATCTTCGGTAAGTTATCTGATATGTATGGACGTAAAAGGTTTTTTATTTTTGGGATCGTGGTATTTCTATTTGGCTCTATATTGTGTGGTTTTGCCCAAAGCATCGAGCAACTTAGCATTTATCGTGCCATTCAAGGCATTGGTGGCGGCGCGTTGATGCCAATAGCTTTTGCGATTATTTTTGATATATTCCCTCCTGAGAATCGTGGTAAAATGACGGCTTTATTAGGCGCAGTATTCGGAGCGGCAAGTGTCGTAGGTCCGTTGCTTGGTGCTTATATTACGCAATACATTGGATGGGAATGGATATTTTACATCAATGTTCCTATTGGGATTGTAGCTTTGCTATTTATTATTCGTTCTTATCATGAATCTAAACAGCATGTGAAACAAAAGATTGATTGGTGGGGTGCCGCAACTCTCGTTATTGCAGTCATTAGCTTGATGTTTGCTCTAGAGCTTGGAGGCAAAGAGTATGCTTGGAACTCCTCCATTGTTATTTCATTATTTACTAGTTTTGTTGTATTTTTTATCGTATTTTTCTTTGTTGAACTGAAAGCACAAGAACCTATTGTACCTTTCTGGTTGTTTAAACGTCGCTTATTTGCTACAACCCAAATATTAGCCTTTCTATATGGGGGCACTTTTATCATTATGACGGTTTATATTCCGATATTTGTTCAAGCGGTCTATGGCGGATCCGCTACGAATGCGGGGTTAATTCTAACACCTATGATGCTAGGGTCTGTCGTAGGTAGCTCCATAGGGGGAATATTTGTAGCCAAAACGAGCTATCGTAACTTAATGTTTCTATCCGTGGTTTCTTATTTCGTCGGTATGTTTATGTTAAGTACGTTGACTCCGGAGACGGCTCGCTCCTTCTTAACCATGGCTATGATCGTCGTTGGATTCGGAATGGGCTTCTCTTTCTCCCTTCTGCCAACATCTTCAACACATAATCTTGAACCTCGATACCGAGGAACTGCGAATTCGACGAATCAATTTCTTCGTTCGCTCGGGATGACGCTTGGAATTACGATTTTTGGTACAATTCAGAATTCTGTGTTCACAAGTAAGCTTACAGAGAATTTCAGGGGAATGGGCGATGCCTCCTCCGCATTGTCTAATTTTGAAGATCCGAAGCAAATTTTTCAAGCGGGTGTTCGTTCACAGATTCCAGCTGAAATTCTTGATAAAATCGTGAATGCCATGTCAACATCGATAGCTCATATCTTCTATATTGCTTTAATTCCTGTTGGTGTGGCTGTTATTGTTGTATTCCTTATGGGTAAAGCGCGCGTTCAATTGAGTAAATTACCTGAAGGTGAGCCGTAA
- a CDS encoding MFS transporter has translation MVKKVEQAQQPFWINVMIGLLLIMATTGLARVAYGAVLPYMQEGLSLTVSQSGMLGTIMFLGYLLTVGLSGILAFRWGAKAVLLIGGWSVVVSLLGLATATSFWWAALLMLIIGAGSSLVFTPLMSLMISWFPNKRGIVLGFLLSGAGLGMFLSGILVPYIMGQWPDLGWRAVWFVFGLIALLVLILATFILRNPPVTEHNSNDKEKPKWLQNKRLMKIAWLYFAVGIVYLIPNLYQTGFMKEIGISDSVTGTTFAIAGAFSIVGGPIWGIISDRIGSRRALLIALSCAIIGNLVPLLMNNLAGFMISAVIWGSTMGGVLGLIQVSASHEVPQKYISVAIGFISVFYAFGQMIGPGLAGWIIDQMGGYTGAYCFGAFVYCIGLMLCFTMKADQKTTRAGGN, from the coding sequence ATGGTTAAAAAAGTTGAACAGGCACAGCAGCCCTTTTGGATAAATGTAATGATAGGGTTGCTTCTGATTATGGCAACAACAGGATTGGCAAGGGTCGCATATGGAGCGGTTCTCCCCTATATGCAGGAAGGGTTGTCTTTAACGGTCTCACAATCGGGTATGTTAGGAACGATTATGTTCTTAGGATATTTGTTAACCGTAGGTTTATCGGGTATTCTTGCATTTCGCTGGGGAGCCAAAGCGGTATTGCTTATAGGTGGATGGAGTGTCGTAGTCAGTTTACTGGGCCTTGCCACGGCGACTTCCTTTTGGTGGGCAGCTCTTCTTATGCTCATTATTGGTGCGGGCAGTTCATTAGTGTTTACGCCATTGATGTCGCTTATGATTAGTTGGTTTCCGAATAAAAGGGGGATTGTGTTAGGGTTTCTGCTAAGTGGTGCGGGTTTAGGGATGTTCTTGAGCGGAATTCTTGTTCCCTATATTATGGGGCAATGGCCAGATTTAGGTTGGCGTGCAGTGTGGTTCGTATTTGGACTTATTGCTTTGTTAGTTCTTATCTTAGCTACGTTTATTTTGAGAAACCCACCCGTGACAGAACATAATAGTAATGATAAAGAAAAACCGAAATGGTTACAAAATAAAAGGCTAATGAAAATAGCTTGGCTTTATTTCGCGGTTGGTATAGTGTATCTAATTCCAAATCTATATCAGACGGGGTTTATGAAAGAAATTGGAATTTCCGATTCCGTCACAGGAACTACCTTTGCTATTGCAGGTGCATTCTCTATTGTTGGGGGACCGATTTGGGGAATCATTTCAGATCGGATCGGATCAAGAAGAGCATTACTTATAGCATTATCATGCGCCATTATTGGAAATTTAGTTCCTTTACTCATGAATAATTTGGCTGGGTTTATGATTTCAGCAGTCATATGGGGTTCCACAATGGGAGGAGTTTTAGGATTGATTCAGGTAAGTGCTTCTCATGAGGTTCCGCAAAAATATATATCTGTAGCTATTGGATTTATTTCTGTATTTTATGCTTTTGGTCAAATGATTGGACCTGGGTTGGCTGGATGGATAATCGATCAAATGGGAGGTTATACTGGGGCTTATTGTTTTGGCGCTTTCGTGTATTGTATAGGTCTGATGCTGTGCTTCACGATGAAGGCAGATCAGAAGACAACCCGAGCAGGTGGGAACTAG
- a CDS encoding IS1182 family transposase, whose translation MDLEEDIPPNHLVRVVNAAINRLDDAIFESAYPGGGRDSYHPKMLAKVIIYAYTQRIYSSRQIAKAVRENIMFMWIAGRQRPDFRTINRFRSERMKNVLEAIFTTVLQFLVEENYVKLEHYFLDGTKIEANANRYTFVWGKAVVKHKAKLQEKVQTLFATIEEAQQQEEHELAAQDLAVLGETSSLTSEKLASAVQQLETRLQENPKDKPLKKAVRILRKDLLPRLQKYEVQQEILEDRNSYSKTDTDATFMRMKEDHMRNGQLKPGYNVQIGTENQFIIGYSLHQRPTDTRCLKPHLEKVKATLGKLPGTVIADAGYGGEENYAYLESEQLEAVVKYSTYHKEKTRTWQKDISKIDNWQYDEAEDTWTCAAGRKLIFRYESKETTEGGFEIRKRHYRSESCEGCPLKASCTKAKGNREISVSLRYLRYKQHARERLRSEEGYALSVRRMIEPESVFGQMKNNRGFRRFLLRGLPKVSLEVGWLSLAHNLLKKAAVDQKQAMTAKG comes from the coding sequence ATGGACTTGGAAGAAGACATTCCTCCTAATCATTTGGTTCGCGTCGTCAACGCAGCCATTAACCGGCTAGACGACGCTATTTTTGAGTCAGCATATCCCGGTGGTGGGCGAGACAGCTATCACCCCAAGATGCTCGCCAAGGTCATTATCTACGCCTACACACAGCGGATCTATTCCTCTCGCCAAATCGCCAAAGCCGTCCGCGAGAACATCATGTTCATGTGGATTGCAGGCAGGCAACGTCCGGACTTCCGCACAATCAACCGGTTCCGTTCCGAGCGAATGAAAAACGTGCTCGAGGCTATCTTTACCACCGTTCTGCAGTTCCTGGTTGAGGAGAACTACGTCAAGCTTGAGCACTATTTTCTTGACGGCACCAAAATCGAAGCGAATGCCAATCGGTATACGTTTGTCTGGGGCAAAGCCGTCGTAAAACATAAAGCGAAGTTGCAAGAGAAGGTACAGACATTGTTCGCGACCATCGAAGAGGCCCAGCAGCAAGAAGAGCATGAACTGGCTGCTCAAGACCTCGCAGTGCTTGGTGAGACCTCTTCGCTAACCAGCGAAAAGCTAGCATCCGCCGTTCAGCAATTAGAAACCAGACTGCAAGAAAATCCAAAGGACAAGCCGCTCAAAAAAGCGGTACGCATTCTCCGTAAAGACCTGCTTCCTCGTCTGCAAAAATACGAAGTCCAACAAGAGATTCTTGAGGATCGGAATAGCTATAGCAAGACCGACACGGATGCCACGTTTATGCGGATGAAAGAAGATCATATGCGTAACGGCCAACTGAAGCCGGGCTATAATGTGCAGATTGGAACAGAAAATCAGTTTATTATCGGCTACAGTCTGCATCAGCGTCCAACCGATACGCGCTGCTTAAAACCCCATTTGGAGAAAGTCAAAGCCACCCTCGGCAAGCTGCCGGGAACGGTGATCGCGGATGCCGGATATGGCGGGGAAGAAAACTACGCTTACTTGGAAAGTGAACAGCTTGAGGCTGTGGTAAAGTACAGCACGTATCATAAGGAAAAGACAAGGACATGGCAGAAGGATATTAGCAAAATCGACAACTGGCAGTATGACGAAGCCGAGGATACGTGGACATGCGCGGCAGGACGTAAGTTAATCTTCCGGTATGAGAGCAAGGAAACGACGGAAGGCGGATTTGAAATTCGGAAGAGGCACTATAGAAGTGAGAGCTGTGAAGGATGCCCACTCAAAGCATCTTGCACGAAAGCGAAAGGAAATCGGGAAATCAGCGTCAGTTTGAGGTACCTGCGTTACAAACAGCATGCACGAGAAAGACTCCGGAGCGAGGAAGGTTATGCCCTGTCCGTTCGGCGGATGATTGAGCCGGAGAGCGTATTTGGGCAAATGAAGAATAACCGGGGATTCCGGCGTTTTCTGCTTCGCGGCTTGCCGAAGGTAAGCCTTGAGGTCGGATGGCTTTCGCTTGCCCATAATTTGCTCAAAAAGGCGGCAGTAGACCAAAAACAAGCAATGACGGCGAAGGGATAG
- a CDS encoding alpha/beta fold hydrolase produces MRLDKEIYEGYHTCNHRRLYCKYSRHVTPSVILIAGLGDSCDTWNEVQERIAQETSTFSYDRAGLGRSQEAPVPRTCLDLVEELAGLLSTLDVKPPYLVVGHSFGGLVARLYASLYPHTIFGMILVDAAPEYKELVYEKVLSGKLAAKNREYYENPMRNSEKIDKIKSYQQIVDHTGQGNYPLSIIIRGLPDEGSADWPSQEILEIEQRLQADFKRLSTASKVRVATYSGHYIHHDEPEIVIEEILMMVRGWRNL; encoded by the coding sequence ATGCGCTTGGATAAAGAGATATATGAAGGCTACCACACCTGCAATCACCGTAGGCTGTACTGCAAATATTCACGCCATGTCACACCAAGTGTCATCTTAATAGCAGGACTAGGCGATAGCTGTGATACATGGAATGAGGTTCAAGAACGGATCGCTCAGGAGACATCAACCTTTTCCTACGACAGGGCAGGGCTCGGAAGGAGTCAGGAAGCTCCTGTTCCTCGAACTTGCCTAGATCTGGTCGAGGAGCTTGCCGGGCTGTTGTCGACACTTGATGTGAAGCCGCCATATCTTGTAGTGGGACATTCCTTTGGGGGTCTGGTCGCCAGGTTATATGCAAGCCTGTATCCGCATACTATTTTCGGTATGATTTTGGTTGATGCGGCACCCGAATATAAAGAGCTTGTGTATGAAAAGGTTTTATCAGGAAAGCTTGCTGCGAAAAACAGGGAATATTACGAGAATCCTATGCGAAATAGCGAGAAGATCGATAAGATTAAAAGCTATCAGCAAATCGTTGATCATACCGGACAAGGGAACTATCCTCTTTCTATTATTATTAGAGGCTTGCCTGATGAAGGGAGCGCAGATTGGCCCTCTCAAGAAATATTGGAAATCGAGCAAAGACTGCAAGCTGATTTTAAGCGTCTCTCTACCGCCAGTAAAGTCCGAGTTGCGACTTACAGCGGACATTATATTCATCACGATGAACCGGAAATTGTGATCGAAGAAATTTTGATGATGGTGAGAGGATGGAGGAATTTGTGA
- a CDS encoding helix-turn-helix transcriptional regulator — protein sequence MIEKSNFHDNYNLFFDGLQLARENEDRTEHMNLQSSMGNGSIQRFVPRFDLEVVLSEYEFHQTRHLNIVSDVPMVELTYCIQGARETSIGGDRHELLPGSCTLQFMNEVDASFEFSANRPFLMLGIGIPVATFHHFMGEMSGSRSVDFLNIVGNKSFRTFQETIDPSSTIVLNKILKAAKSNVTKNIEMECNVLELLSSSFRSFLCEGKSESTSLSKSDVQKIQQARDIILNCMAEPPTLLQLSHMIALNDYKLKVGFKEMYGATVFGYLRDKRLEKALLLLQQGNITVGEVSCAVGYSNPSYFAEAFREKYGVNPGEFVRRSSMLLQH from the coding sequence ATGATAGAGAAGTCTAATTTCCACGATAACTATAATCTTTTTTTTGATGGTCTTCAATTAGCAAGAGAGAACGAGGATCGAACGGAGCATATGAACCTGCAATCAAGTATGGGTAACGGCTCCATCCAGCGATTCGTACCTCGATTCGATCTTGAAGTGGTACTGTCGGAATATGAATTCCATCAGACCCGTCACTTAAATATCGTTTCAGATGTCCCAATGGTAGAGCTAACTTATTGTATACAAGGTGCCAGAGAGACTAGCATTGGCGGAGATCGGCATGAGCTTCTTCCAGGGAGCTGTACGCTACAGTTTATGAATGAAGTGGATGCAAGCTTTGAATTTAGTGCGAATCGACCCTTTTTAATGCTGGGGATTGGTATTCCCGTTGCGACTTTTCATCACTTTATGGGTGAAATGAGTGGTTCGAGATCGGTGGATTTCCTTAATATTGTTGGGAATAAGTCTTTTCGTACGTTTCAGGAAACCATTGATCCTTCCTCTACCATCGTTCTTAATAAGATACTAAAGGCTGCCAAATCTAATGTTACCAAAAATATAGAGATGGAATGCAATGTTCTAGAGTTATTGTCTTCGTCATTTCGGTCATTTCTATGTGAAGGGAAGTCAGAATCAACTTCTTTATCGAAGAGTGACGTACAGAAGATTCAACAAGCGCGAGACATTATATTGAATTGTATGGCCGAGCCACCTACACTCTTACAACTGTCCCATATGATTGCATTAAATGATTATAAATTAAAGGTTGGTTTTAAAGAGATGTATGGTGCAACGGTATTTGGATATTTACGAGATAAACGCCTAGAGAAAGCACTACTATTATTACAGCAGGGCAATATTACGGTAGGAGAAGTTTCTTGTGCGGTTGGATATTCTAATCCAAGCTATTTCGCAGAGGCCTTCCGCGAAAAGTATGGTGTAAATCCTGGTGAGTTTGTGCGACGTTCATCTATGCTACTTCAACATTGA
- a CDS encoding ABC transporter ATP-binding protein, which yields MSILYNITVGNPRKLVKPIIYTTLANLAGIIPFALLVESARIIFEPFIYPDVPMDITRLWWISGAMVLTLILLYLLEIPAYRSQFRSAYSAAAEGRTNLAEHLRKLPLGYLNKRDPGDLANMMMGDFTMIEHGISHLVPQMIGAVIMPVIALLGLSFLDWRMAIAMFVTLPVAIVIVLSTSRIQRKLGAEHMRAKINAANRLQEYLNGIRVIKAYNLTGDRFVRLEQSFKELMRRSIRIEGLLGPIVLTAVGCIRSGLTVMIIIGVHLLLGGTLDLVTFVAFLIMGTRIFDPLTTALVNYAEFRYHEQAGERIVELLNESPMTGSGKPSENHDLELRNVTFGYNEQTILDDVSVRMPIGSFTALVGPSGSGKSTLMRLIARFYDPNKGTVLLGGKDIRQLEPEEVLRKVSMVFQDVYLFQDTIMNNIRFGNSEATVEEVKDAARRTCCHDFIMKLPQGYDTLVGEGGSTLSGGEKQRISIARAILKNAPIVLLDEATASLDPENEVEIQKAIDQLIEGRTVVVIAHRLRTVRNADNIVVLNNGRIVEQGGHEELLKEEGLYARLWNLQQNMNGWKMTS from the coding sequence TTGAGCATTCTGTATAATATAACGGTAGGTAATCCTCGTAAACTAGTGAAGCCAATTATATATACTACGCTTGCAAATTTAGCGGGTATTATTCCTTTTGCACTATTGGTTGAGAGCGCCAGAATCATCTTTGAACCCTTTATTTATCCCGACGTTCCGATGGATATTACAAGGCTATGGTGGATCAGCGGAGCCATGGTGTTGACGCTTATTCTACTATACTTACTTGAAATTCCGGCCTATCGTTCTCAGTTCCGAAGTGCATATAGCGCAGCGGCTGAAGGCCGTACTAATCTAGCTGAGCATCTTAGGAAACTTCCCCTTGGATATTTGAATAAGAGAGATCCTGGTGATCTGGCGAATATGATGATGGGTGATTTCACAATGATAGAACATGGTATTTCCCATCTTGTACCACAGATGATTGGGGCTGTGATCATGCCTGTCATTGCATTGTTAGGACTCTCATTTCTAGATTGGCGTATGGCTATTGCCATGTTCGTTACTTTACCCGTTGCGATTGTTATCGTTCTAAGCACTTCTCGTATTCAACGTAAGTTGGGCGCTGAGCATATGAGAGCTAAGATCAACGCAGCTAATCGTCTCCAAGAATATCTGAATGGTATTCGTGTCATTAAGGCGTATAACTTGACGGGAGACCGATTCGTTCGTCTGGAACAATCATTCAAAGAGTTGATGCGCCGTAGTATTCGGATTGAAGGATTACTGGGACCTATTGTGCTTACTGCGGTGGGGTGTATACGAAGTGGACTTACAGTCATGATTATTATAGGTGTTCATCTCCTGCTTGGAGGTACGTTAGACTTAGTGACCTTTGTAGCCTTTCTTATTATGGGTACACGTATTTTTGACCCGTTGACCACTGCACTCGTGAATTATGCTGAATTTCGTTATCATGAGCAGGCTGGAGAGAGGATTGTTGAACTGCTGAATGAGTCACCCATGACGGGAAGTGGAAAGCCTTCTGAGAATCATGATCTCGAATTGAGAAATGTGACATTCGGATATAACGAACAGACAATACTAGATGATGTGAGCGTGCGTATGCCTATTGGATCGTTCACTGCGCTAGTCGGTCCATCGGGTAGCGGTAAAAGTACTCTGATGCGTCTAATAGCTCGTTTCTACGATCCGAATAAAGGAACAGTGTTATTAGGGGGTAAGGATATTCGTCAACTTGAACCAGAGGAAGTGCTAAGAAAAGTATCTATGGTATTTCAAGACGTATACCTATTCCAAGATACTATTATGAATAATATAAGATTCGGTAATAGTGAAGCGACTGTAGAGGAAGTGAAGGATGCTGCAAGACGAACCTGTTGTCATGACTTCATCATGAAATTACCACAAGGATATGACACCTTGGTAGGGGAAGGGGGTAGTACCTTATCAGGCGGAGAGAAACAGCGGATTTCAATTGCTCGCGCAATTCTTAAGAATGCACCCATCGTACTGTTGGATGAAGCGACAGCCTCTCTTGATCCTGAGAATGAAGTGGAAATTCAGAAGGCCATTGATCAACTTATTGAGGGCAGAACGGTCGTTGTCATTGCTCATCGATTAAGGACGGTGAGGAATGCGGATAATATTGTGGTGCTCAACAATGGCCGAATTGTAGAACAAGGCGGTCATGAAGAACTGTTAAAAGAAGAAGGTTTGTATGCTCGGTTGTGGAACTTGCAGCAGAACATGAATGGCTGGAAGATGACCTCCTGA